A region from the Pararge aegeria chromosome Z, ilParAegt1.1, whole genome shotgun sequence genome encodes:
- the LOC120636576 gene encoding cytochrome b-c1 complex subunit 1, mitochondrial-like, with protein MLKSLLNSLFKRFNHERFNISIRHGQQLFSSQVHVAELANGIRVASQESDSFLACTSLFVKTGSRFENVCNHGITHFIEHLAYQGFNSLSKSKLQENIRSSGTKLTVQTTREYQVFTAMSSAENAIECVDVLLKILTDLELSDLEIELQKECVDSEAFDEDKNPKSVVFDYLKQTAFQGTSLGQSVIGPISNRKNFDRNMIRNFIADNYQPHRLLFVSTGRVSHKTNMCEINTRLANFTPFVSKCADPGPRRFTGSSIIYRDDSIPFAHVALGIEAPGYNSPEYLPLFVANCLTGSWERTQGGTDRHGSPLARAAATSKLCEKFESFYIAYQDTGLWGIYFVGDRMGLDDMIANIQDQWMQMCTTVGNSDIERAINLAKYKLANSRAGVIRSCKDIGLQLLYTSNWKSLAELFNDKNKLKNTDIKSLCSKYIYDKCPVIAAVGPTETLPDYNRIRAGMYWLRI; from the coding sequence ATGTTAAAATCTTTacttaattcattatttaaacgtTTCAATCATGAACGATTTAACATTAGCATACGGCATGGCCAACAGCTATTTTCTTCTCAGGTTCATGTAGCGGAACTAGCAAATGGAATACGTGTAGCTAGTCAAGAATCAGACTCATTTTTAGCGTGTACTTCGCTTTTTGTTAAAACAGGGTCGAGATTTGAAAATGTGTGCAATCATGGTATAACTCATTTTATAGAACACCTCGCATATCAAGGCTTCAACTCTTTGTCTAAATCCAAATTGCAAGAGAATATCAGAAGTAGTGGTACAAAGTTAACGGTCCAGACTACAAGGGAATATCAGGTATTTACTGCCATGAGTTCCGCGGAAAATGCAATTGAATGTGTCGATGTCCTACTGAAAATTTTAACAGATCTTGAATTATCTGATTTAGAGATAGAGCTACAGAAAGAGTGTGTTGATTCAGAAGCGTTCGATGAAGATAAGAATCCTAAATCTgttgtttttgattatttaaaacaaactgcTTTTCAAGGAACGAGCCTCGGTCAAAGCGTTATTGGTCCAATTAGTAACAGGAAGAATTTTGATCGAAATATGATACGTAATTTCATTGCAGACAATTACCAACCACATCGACTACTTTTTGTATCGACAGGCCGTGTATCACATAAAACAAACATGTGCGAAATCAACACCCGTCTCGCAAATTTTACGCCATTTGTTTCCAAGTGTGCGGACCCTGGACCAAGACGTTTCACGGGTTCCTCAATTATTTACCGCGACGATTCAATCCCCTTTGCGCATGTCGCTCTTGGCATTGAAGCACCAGGTTATAATAGCCCAGAATATTTGCCACTTTTTGTAGCAAACTGTTTAACAGGATCCTGGGAAAGAACTCAAGGTGGGACTGACAGACATGGTTCCCCATTAGCCCGTGCAGCGGCTACGTCTAAGCTATGCGAGAAATTTGAATCTTTTTATATAGCATACCAGGACACAGGTCTATGGGGAATATACTTTGTCGGAGACAGGATGGGTTTAGATGATATGATTGCTAACATACAAGATCAGTGGATGCAAATGTGTACTACTGTAGGCAACAGTGACATCGAGCGAGCAATAAACTTGGCTAAATATAAATTGGCTAATAGTAGAGCTGGTGTGATCCGTTCTTGTAAGGATATCGGTTTACAATTATTGTACACATCTAACTGGAAATCTTTGGCTGAActatttaatgataaaaataaattaaagaacacAGACATTAAGAGCTTGTgttctaaatatatttatgacaaGTGCCCAGTAATTGCTGCTGTTGGTCCTACCGAGACTTTACCGGATTACAACCGGATCAGAGCCGGCATGTATTGGTTGAGAATATGA
- the LOC120636418 gene encoding cytochrome b-c1 complex subunit 1, mitochondrial-like, protein MLRKFWSPIKNYFRHHTCNVSNSHFLGSFPATQCSMLGNGLTIATEARESSNVCLGFYIGSGSRYEDDASNGFTHFFEHIAFKSSMKRAKAALEGDISKTGAQFKCFTTREFTVYYVECLARDLTCTADILFDCVFNNAFASDEIEKQKQVVYQEMLDHDDSSVNVLYDYLHSTAFQGTRLAQPVMGSSKNLFSVTNSYLCNFVTKMYIPQRTVLVAVGGITHESVVSLGEMYLSHAPNAVPIDLGPKRYTGSEIVYRNDSMPVAHVAIAVEGPSVSDENKLVMDLVTSLIGGWDLSQPSGANHGTRIAHFVSAGGLCESYKAFNLHYQDTGLCGIEFMSPRLETDDMVLTIQEEWMRLCYMITDGELVKAKNELKSKILTKVQTTTGAFNDIGKYVFQTGDRPSIYEQMISIDNITADRFKKVCEEYFYDKCPVVAGIGATEGLLQYPRTRDWMYWLRV, encoded by the coding sequence ATGCTTAGGAAATTCTGGAGCCcgattaaaaattactttcgaCACCATACATGTAATGTTTCTAACTCTCATTTTTTAGGAAGTTTCCCAGCTACACAATGTTCAATGCTTGGTAATGGATTAACTATAGCGACGGAAGCGCGTGAAAGCTCGAATGTGTGCTTGGGGTTTTATATTGGCAGTGGATCTAGGTACGAGGATGACGCAAGTAATGGGTTCACACATTTTTTTGAGCACATTGCCTTCAAAAGTTCTATGAAAAGAGCCAAGGCAGCTCTTGAAGGCGATATATCTAAAACAGGAGCCCAGTTCAAATGCTTTACAACTCGTGAATTTACAGTCTATTACGTAGAATGCCTTGCACGAGATTTAACATGCACAGCAGATATTTTGTTTGATTGCGTCTTTAACAATGCGTTTGCAAGTGatgaaatagaaaaacaaaaacaagtagTTTACCAAGAAATGTTAGACCACGATGACTCTTCGGTGAATGTTTTGTATGATTATTTACATTCAACAGCCTTTCAAGGCACTCGATTAGCACAGCCAGTTATGGGGTCTAGCAAGAATCTATTCAGTGTAACTAATTCctatttgtgtaattttgtcACTAAAATGTATATCCCACAGAGAACAGTGCTGGTAGCTGTTGGTGGCATAACACACGAGTCTGTAGTAAGTTTAGGTGAAATGTATTTGAGCCATGCACCGAATGCAGTACCAATAGACCTCGGTCCGAAGAGGTATACAGGTTCCGAGATTGTTTACAGAAATGATTCAATGCCAGTAGCCCATGTGGCAATTGCTGTAGAAGGACCATCAGTTTCTGatgaaaataaacttgtaaTGGACCTTGTTACTTCACTAATTGGAGGATGGGATCTGTCCCAGCCGAGTGGAGCAAATCACGGAACTCGTATAGCCCACTTCGTCTCTGCGGGTGGTCTGTGTGAATCATACAAAGCTTTCAATTTACACTATCAAGACACCGGATTATGCGGCATTGAATTTATGTCACCGCGACTTGAAACCGATGACATGGTACTGACCATCCAAGAGGAATGGATGAGATTATGCTATATGATAACTGATGGTGAATTAGTGAAAGCAAAAAATGAACTAAAGTCTAAAATACTAACTAAAGTGCAAACTACAACTGGCGCTTTTAATGACATTGGTAAATATGTATTCCAAACTGGTGACCGACCTTCCATTTATGAACAAATGATATCAATTGATAATATAACGGCAGacagatttaaaaaagtttgtgaagAATATTTCTATGACAAATGTCCAGTGGTTGCTGGTATAGGGGCGACTGAAGGGTTATTGCAATATCCCAGAACCCGAGATTGGATGTATTGGTTACGAGTTTAA